A single window of Archangium gephyra DNA harbors:
- a CDS encoding complex I subunit 4 family protein, producing MSFFDTHLLNLVVYLPLLFAVLVWMLPGAERGQIRTITFIGMLLDLVFGVWAYLRFEPSGAEFQLEYRTRWLEQLGVSYHIGVDGLAVSLLLLTVFLGPLVVMASQTYITERVKEFHLALLVLQTVMLGALVSLDVLLFYIFWEAMLIPMYLLVGVWGAEDRQMAAVKFFLYTLAGSLLMLVAIVAIYFISSTPGNRSFDYATIFNSMAAANSQISACMGTGGDCSQLAGMAGILYRWGPWLFAAFAIAFAIKVPMWPVHTWLPDAHVQAPVAGSMILAGVMLKMGTFGFWRFAIPFFPSAAHQARPLLATLSVIGIVYGALMCLAQRDIKKLIAYSSVSHLGYCMLGILALTAEGATGSAYQMLNHGVSTGALFLLFGFLYERRHTRLMSDYGGIAKVVPVYTASFLIITFSSVAVPGTNGFVGEFLVLLGTFKSSLGMAFGAFATLGVILGAAYMLWMVQKVFFGPLTHRENQGLTDLSLREFATVAPFLVLVLVMGLMPQPFLDRINPSTERFIQRAGLGIPGSQVRPGDVQISVMGLPPAGLAAAPNAPTPGPLADRR from the coding sequence ATGAGCTTCTTCGATACCCATCTGCTCAACCTCGTCGTCTACCTGCCGCTGCTGTTCGCGGTGCTCGTGTGGATGCTGCCGGGCGCCGAGCGCGGGCAGATCCGCACCATCACGTTCATCGGCATGCTGCTGGACCTGGTGTTCGGCGTCTGGGCCTACCTGCGCTTCGAGCCGTCCGGCGCCGAGTTCCAGCTCGAGTACCGCACCCGGTGGCTCGAGCAGCTCGGCGTCAGCTACCACATCGGCGTGGACGGCCTGGCCGTCAGCCTGCTGCTGCTCACCGTCTTCCTGGGGCCGCTGGTCGTCATGGCCTCGCAGACGTACATCACCGAGCGCGTGAAGGAGTTCCACCTCGCGCTGCTGGTGCTGCAGACGGTGATGCTCGGCGCGCTGGTGTCGCTGGACGTGCTGCTCTTCTACATCTTCTGGGAAGCGATGCTCATCCCCATGTACCTGCTGGTGGGCGTGTGGGGCGCCGAGGATCGCCAGATGGCCGCGGTGAAGTTCTTCCTCTACACGCTGGCCGGCTCGCTGCTCATGCTGGTGGCCATCGTCGCCATCTACTTCATCAGCAGCACCCCGGGTAACCGCTCCTTCGACTACGCCACCATCTTCAACAGCATGGCGGCCGCCAACTCGCAGATCTCCGCGTGCATGGGCACCGGGGGCGACTGCTCGCAGCTCGCGGGCATGGCCGGAATCCTCTACCGCTGGGGCCCCTGGCTGTTCGCCGCCTTCGCCATCGCGTTCGCCATCAAGGTGCCGATGTGGCCGGTGCACACGTGGTTGCCCGACGCCCACGTGCAGGCGCCCGTGGCCGGCTCCATGATCCTGGCCGGCGTCATGCTGAAGATGGGCACGTTCGGCTTCTGGCGCTTCGCCATCCCGTTCTTCCCGTCCGCCGCCCACCAGGCCCGCCCCCTGCTGGCCACGCTGTCGGTGATTGGCATCGTCTACGGCGCGCTCATGTGCCTGGCGCAGCGGGACATCAAGAAGCTCATCGCCTACTCGTCCGTGAGCCACCTGGGCTACTGCATGCTGGGCATCCTGGCGCTCACCGCCGAGGGCGCCACCGGGAGCGCCTACCAGATGCTCAACCACGGCGTGTCCACGGGCGCGCTGTTCCTCCTGTTCGGCTTCCTGTACGAGCGGCGCCACACCCGCCTGATGTCCGACTACGGCGGCATCGCCAAGGTGGTGCCGGTGTACACGGCGTCCTTCCTCATCATCACCTTCTCGTCCGTGGCGGTGCCGGGCACCAACGGCTTCGTGGGCGAGTTCCTGGTGCTGCTGGGCACCTTCAAGAGCAGCCTCGGCATGGCCTTCGGTGCCTTCGCCACCCTGGGCGTCATCCTCGGCGCGGCGTACATGCTGTGGATGGTGCAGAAGGTGTTCTTCGGCCCCCTCACCCACCGCGAGAACCAGGGCCTCACGGACCTGAGCCTGCGCGAGTTCGCCACCGTGGCCCCCTTCCTGGTGCTGGTGCTGGTGATGGGCCTGATGCCTCAGCCCTTCCTGGATCGCATCAACCCCTCCACCGAGCGCTTCATCCAGCGCGCCGGGCTGGGCATTCCCGGCAGCCAGGTGCGGCCGGGCGATGTGCAGATCTCGGTGATGGGCCTGCCTCCGGCCGGCCTGGCCGCTGCTCCCAACGCCCCGACGCCGGGCCCGCTCGCCGATCGGCGCTAG
- the nuoL gene encoding NADH-quinone oxidoreductase subunit L: MELKQFLLQLRLDPSALWLIIALPLLGAFICGVFGRMLGRANVYLVACAAVAGSFLLSLSAFLSVSPLEASQAVSMENAFSSGSIRYAFGYDFGTWFSAGTFRVNFGLLVDHLSGTLLLVITGVGFLIHLYSTSYMSHDDGYWRYFAYLNLFVAAMLTLVLADNLVLLFVGWEGVGMASYLLIGFWYSDTAKAWAGRKAFVTNRIGDFAFLIATFLIILLVSAFNTQATGPNFSMVGGAPDTAQVRFREGLQMKGPVSFQGLEVMANALHVTAEKAQGGLSLESPISEGPLQGRTFGGVLTVAMLLFLLGAAGKSAQFPLYVWLPDAMAGPTPVSALIHAATMVTAGVYLFSRMSFLLVLSPTAMVTVAIIGTITSLLAALIAFAQDDIKKVLAYSTVSQLGIMFMGVGMGIFWAAVLHLVTHAFFKACLFLGAGSVMHGNADETDIKKLGGVRREMKHTWFTFLVATLAITGIVPLSGFFSKDAIFHGIHHNHLHGYEWASSAIYYVGLLIAACTAFYMSRVYLLTFEGKRSPEAKIPHAHESDWRMTAPLWILAGLSVVALVQALPLMPGRGGVMQPVMENFLGPVFSSAERIAARGGEVALDHSVPSIADYLKAWLVALAGGAAAGFMYLKFFPSRVGQPAPAFARGVRRFTQNKFYVDEAYEFLVIRPVKNVSAILYKLVDTLLIDTVAVRGTAWVTARVGSALRYVQTGDAQAYAAVMALALLGGAVYALILVMK, from the coding sequence ATGGAACTCAAGCAATTCCTCCTTCAGTTGCGGCTGGATCCCTCCGCTCTGTGGCTGATCATCGCCCTGCCCCTGTTGGGCGCGTTCATCTGCGGCGTGTTTGGCCGGATGCTCGGCCGCGCCAACGTCTACCTGGTGGCCTGCGCCGCGGTGGCGGGCTCCTTCCTGCTGTCGCTGTCGGCGTTCCTGTCGGTGAGCCCGCTGGAGGCCTCCCAGGCGGTGTCGATGGAGAACGCCTTCTCGTCGGGCTCCATCCGCTACGCCTTCGGGTATGACTTCGGCACGTGGTTCTCGGCCGGCACCTTCCGGGTGAACTTCGGCCTGCTGGTGGACCACCTGTCGGGAACCCTGCTGCTGGTCATCACCGGCGTGGGCTTCCTCATCCACCTGTACTCCACCAGCTACATGTCCCACGACGATGGGTACTGGCGGTACTTCGCGTACCTCAACCTCTTCGTGGCGGCGATGCTGACGCTGGTGCTGGCCGACAACCTGGTCCTGCTCTTCGTGGGCTGGGAGGGCGTCGGTATGGCCAGCTACCTGCTCATCGGCTTCTGGTACTCGGACACGGCCAAGGCGTGGGCGGGCCGCAAGGCGTTCGTCACCAACCGCATCGGTGACTTCGCGTTCCTCATCGCCACCTTCCTCATCATCCTGCTGGTGAGCGCCTTCAACACCCAGGCGACCGGCCCCAACTTCAGCATGGTGGGTGGCGCCCCGGACACGGCCCAGGTGCGCTTCCGCGAGGGCCTGCAGATGAAGGGCCCCGTGTCCTTCCAGGGTCTGGAGGTCATGGCCAACGCGCTGCACGTGACGGCGGAGAAGGCCCAGGGTGGCCTCAGCCTGGAGTCGCCCATCTCCGAGGGGCCGCTCCAGGGCCGCACCTTCGGTGGCGTGCTCACGGTGGCGATGCTGCTGTTCCTGCTCGGCGCGGCGGGCAAGAGCGCCCAGTTCCCGCTGTACGTGTGGCTGCCGGACGCCATGGCCGGCCCGACTCCCGTCTCCGCCCTCATCCACGCGGCGACGATGGTGACCGCGGGCGTCTACCTCTTCAGCCGCATGAGCTTCCTGCTCGTGCTCAGCCCCACCGCCATGGTGACGGTGGCCATCATCGGCACCATCACCTCGCTGCTGGCCGCGCTCATCGCCTTCGCGCAGGACGACATCAAGAAGGTGCTCGCCTACTCCACCGTGTCCCAGCTGGGCATCATGTTCATGGGCGTGGGCATGGGCATCTTCTGGGCGGCCGTGCTGCACCTGGTCACCCACGCCTTCTTCAAGGCCTGCCTCTTCCTCGGCGCCGGCAGCGTCATGCACGGCAACGCGGACGAGACGGACATCAAGAAGCTGGGCGGCGTGCGCCGCGAGATGAAGCACACGTGGTTCACCTTCCTGGTGGCCACGCTCGCCATCACCGGCATCGTCCCGCTCTCCGGCTTCTTCTCCAAGGACGCCATCTTCCACGGCATCCACCACAACCACCTGCACGGGTACGAGTGGGCCTCGAGCGCCATCTACTACGTGGGCCTGCTCATCGCCGCCTGCACCGCCTTCTACATGTCGCGCGTGTACCTGCTCACCTTCGAGGGCAAGCGCTCGCCGGAGGCGAAGATTCCCCACGCGCACGAGAGCGACTGGCGGATGACGGCGCCGCTGTGGATTCTCGCGGGCCTCAGCGTCGTCGCGCTCGTCCAGGCGCTGCCGCTGATGCCGGGCCGGGGTGGGGTCATGCAGCCGGTGATGGAGAACTTCCTCGGCCCCGTGTTCTCCAGCGCCGAGCGCATCGCCGCCCGCGGCGGCGAGGTGGCGCTGGACCACAGCGTCCCGAGCATCGCCGACTACCTCAAGGCGTGGCTGGTGGCGCTGGCGGGCGGTGCGGCGGCCGGCTTCATGTACCTGAAGTTCTTCCCCTCGCGGGTGGGCCAGCCGGCTCCGGCCTTCGCCCGCGGCGTGCGGCGCTTCACGCAGAACAAGTTCTATGTGGATGAGGCCTACGAGTTCCTGGTCATCCGGCCGGTGAAGAACGTGAGCGCCATCCTCTACAAGCTGGTGGACACCCTCCTCATCGACACGGTGGCGGTGCGCGGTACCGCGTGGGTCACGGCCCGCGTGGGTAGTGCGCTGCGCTACGTGCAGACGGGAGACGCACAGGCCTATGCCGCGGTGATGGCCCTGGCCCTGCTCGGCGGCGCGGTGTACGCGCTCATCCTGGTGATGAAATGA
- the nuoK gene encoding NADH-quinone oxidoreductase subunit NuoK codes for MVPISYYLILAAALFCLGMFGVLIRRNALVVFMCVELMLNAANLTFLAFAKQNGHLVGHVSAFFVIAVAAAEASIGLAIVIAVFRSRGTVSIEEIRTMKH; via the coding sequence ATGGTCCCGATCTCCTACTACCTCATCCTCGCCGCCGCCCTGTTCTGCCTCGGCATGTTCGGCGTGCTGATCCGCCGCAACGCGCTGGTGGTGTTCATGTGCGTGGAGCTCATGCTCAACGCGGCGAACCTGACGTTCCTCGCCTTCGCCAAGCAGAACGGTCACCTGGTGGGGCACGTGTCCGCGTTCTTCGTGATCGCGGTCGCGGCGGCCGAGGCCTCCATCGGCCTGGCCATCGTCATCGCCGTGTTCCGCAGCCGGGGCACCGTGAGCATCGAAGAAATCCGGACGATGAAGCACTGA
- a CDS encoding NADH-quinone oxidoreductase subunit J, which translates to MNVELVLFGAFALLTLLSAGMVIFAKSAISSAMSLVATFFFLAGIYVLLWAHTVAVLQVLVYAGAIMVLFLFVIMLLNLGEETAAGPRLTVSRILGGGAAAGLLVVLVMAIWRMPASTTTFTGAQAVASGFGTLPAIGQVIYTQWLLPFEAVSLLLLVAMVGAVVVAKSRI; encoded by the coding sequence GTGAACGTCGAGCTGGTTCTCTTCGGAGCCTTCGCGCTCCTGACGCTGCTTTCCGCCGGGATGGTCATCTTCGCCAAGAGCGCCATCAGCTCGGCGATGTCGCTGGTGGCCACGTTCTTCTTCCTGGCCGGCATCTACGTGCTCTTGTGGGCCCACACCGTGGCGGTGCTGCAGGTGCTGGTCTACGCGGGCGCCATCATGGTGCTCTTCCTGTTCGTCATCATGCTGCTCAACCTGGGCGAGGAGACGGCGGCCGGACCACGGCTGACGGTCTCGCGCATCCTGGGCGGGGGCGCGGCGGCGGGACTGCTGGTGGTGCTGGTGATGGCCATCTGGCGGATGCCGGCGTCCACGACGACGTTCACCGGGGCCCAGGCCGTCGCGAGCGGCTTCGGCACGCTGCCGGCCATCGGCCAGGTCATCTACACCCAGTGGCTGCTGCCCTTCGAGGCCGTCAGCCTCCTGCTGCTGGTGGCCATGGTGGGCGCGGTCGTGGTGGCCAAGTCGCGGATTTGA
- the nuoF gene encoding NADH-quinone oxidoreductase subunit NuoF produces MATTAFEPLISAAWGKPNSWKLDEYKKRGGYKGLEKALEMAPAQIIDEVKKSNLRGRGGAGFPTGLKWSFVPKDSPKPKYLAVNGDESEPGTFKDRYILEHDPHMMLEGIAIASYALGVHTCYVYLRGEFKFQAERTNAAIREAYAAGIFGKKVLGKDYQLDCYVVRGAGAYICGEETALLESLEGKKGWPRLKPPFPAVVGLFGSPTVVNNVETLASVPHIFTRGPAWYAGLGTDKSGGTRLVCLSGTVNRPGVYEVPLEATFNQLIFDDKYGRGLPAGRKVKAVIPGGSSAPILSPDELDVAMEFEAVKVKQTMAGSGGVIVMDDTTCMVRSLWRVARFYAEESCGQCTPCREGTPWQTRLLRKLEEGRGEPGDVEILSNVASSIAPYPPIGLGNTICALGDAAALPTHSFLMRFRDEFEAHIREHRCPFGDKPWGAFGDWS; encoded by the coding sequence ATGGCGACAACGGCATTCGAACCGCTCATCTCGGCGGCCTGGGGGAAGCCCAACTCCTGGAAGCTCGACGAGTACAAGAAGCGTGGCGGCTACAAGGGTCTGGAGAAGGCCCTGGAGATGGCGCCGGCGCAGATCATCGACGAGGTGAAGAAGTCGAACCTCCGCGGCCGCGGCGGCGCCGGCTTCCCCACGGGCCTCAAGTGGAGCTTCGTCCCCAAGGACAGCCCCAAGCCCAAGTACCTGGCCGTCAACGGCGACGAGTCCGAGCCGGGCACCTTCAAGGACCGCTACATCCTCGAGCACGATCCGCACATGATGCTGGAGGGCATCGCCATCGCGTCCTACGCGCTGGGCGTGCACACCTGCTACGTGTACCTGCGCGGTGAGTTCAAGTTCCAGGCGGAGCGCACCAACGCGGCCATCCGCGAGGCGTACGCCGCCGGCATCTTCGGCAAGAAGGTGTTGGGCAAGGACTACCAGCTGGACTGCTACGTGGTGCGCGGCGCGGGCGCCTACATCTGCGGCGAGGAGACGGCGCTGCTGGAGAGCCTCGAGGGCAAGAAGGGCTGGCCCCGGCTCAAGCCGCCGTTCCCCGCGGTGGTGGGCCTGTTCGGCTCGCCCACGGTGGTGAACAACGTGGAGACGCTCGCCAGCGTGCCCCACATCTTCACCCGCGGCCCGGCCTGGTACGCCGGCCTGGGCACCGACAAGTCGGGCGGTACGCGGCTGGTGTGCCTCTCCGGCACGGTGAACCGCCCGGGCGTGTACGAGGTGCCGCTCGAGGCCACCTTCAACCAGCTCATCTTCGACGACAAGTACGGCCGCGGCCTGCCCGCGGGGCGCAAGGTGAAGGCCGTGATTCCCGGCGGCTCCTCGGCGCCCATCCTCAGCCCGGACGAGCTGGACGTGGCCATGGAGTTCGAGGCCGTCAAGGTGAAGCAGACCATGGCGGGCTCCGGTGGCGTGATCGTCATGGATGACACCACCTGCATGGTGCGCAGCCTGTGGCGCGTGGCGCGCTTCTACGCCGAGGAGTCCTGCGGCCAGTGCACCCCGTGCCGCGAGGGCACGCCCTGGCAGACCCGCCTCTTGCGGAAGCTCGAAGAGGGCCGGGGCGAGCCGGGCGACGTGGAGATCCTCTCCAACGTGGCGTCCTCCATCGCGCCCTACCCGCCGATCGGCCTGGGCAACACCATCTGCGCGCTGGGCGATGCCGCGGCGCTGCCGACCCATTCCTTCCTCATGCGCTTCCGCGACGAGTTCGAGGCGCACATCCGCGAGCACCGCTGCCCGTTCGGCGACAAGCCCTGGGGCGCGTTCGGAGACTGGTCGTGA
- the nuoE gene encoding complex I 24 kDa subunit family protein produces MAEPLFTPEEQKKFDAEIAEILSHYPADRKSAAMLPALRLLQELKGWLPPEGLKLVASRLGVTPERAYEVASFYVMYHLKKPGKYVVDVCTNLSCALWGAEKMLAYLEQKLGLKAGEANERFTLRETECLASCGTAPCLQINEDHHESLTKAKLDAIFDKLS; encoded by the coding sequence ATGGCGGAGCCCCTGTTCACCCCCGAAGAGCAGAAGAAGTTCGATGCGGAGATCGCGGAGATCCTCTCGCACTACCCGGCCGATCGTAAAAGCGCCGCGATGCTTCCCGCGCTGCGGCTCCTTCAGGAGCTGAAAGGCTGGCTGCCCCCCGAGGGACTCAAGCTGGTCGCCAGCCGGCTGGGCGTCACGCCCGAGCGCGCCTACGAGGTCGCCAGCTTCTACGTGATGTACCACCTGAAGAAGCCCGGTAAGTACGTGGTGGACGTCTGCACCAACCTCTCCTGTGCCCTGTGGGGCGCGGAGAAGATGCTCGCCTACCTGGAGCAGAAGCTCGGGCTGAAGGCCGGTGAGGCGAACGAGCGCTTCACCCTGCGCGAGACCGAGTGCCTCGCCTCTTGCGGCACCGCGCCGTGCCTGCAAATCAACGAGGACCACCACGAGAGCCTCACGAAGGCCAAGCTGGACGCGATCTTCGACAAGCTCTCCTGA
- a CDS encoding TIGR02266 family protein: MNRGSDDKRDEPRVPLVLRVQFPNQERMVAVTENLSKGGIFVQTDRTFTPGQELGLALSFPGLMNPVQVVGTVAWVRPASDEAPGGVGIRVVRDQDRQRLGEILSSAGQTRASDRTALPAEGYRVLIVEDNPHIVEMYSYVLKKLASGELAGKVPLEVHFSPDGHHALQALRSTQFSLVMTDLYMPVMDGFALIERIRAEEPLKSIPVVAISAGGPEARERAMQLGVDIYLRKPVRFQEVLETVKQLLHIP, from the coding sequence ATGAACCGGGGATCAGACGACAAGCGCGACGAGCCCCGGGTGCCCCTCGTGCTGAGGGTGCAGTTCCCGAATCAGGAGCGAATGGTGGCGGTCACGGAGAACCTCTCCAAGGGGGGGATCTTCGTGCAGACCGACCGCACGTTCACGCCTGGGCAGGAGCTGGGACTGGCACTTTCTTTCCCGGGGCTCATGAATCCGGTACAAGTCGTGGGGACGGTGGCCTGGGTCCGCCCAGCATCCGATGAGGCGCCGGGTGGTGTCGGCATCCGGGTGGTGCGCGATCAGGATCGGCAGCGATTGGGTGAAATCTTGAGCTCGGCAGGACAGACCCGCGCGTCGGACCGGACGGCCCTCCCCGCCGAGGGCTATCGTGTGCTCATCGTCGAGGACAACCCGCACATCGTCGAGATGTACAGCTACGTGCTCAAGAAGCTGGCGAGCGGCGAGCTGGCGGGCAAGGTGCCGCTGGAGGTCCACTTCTCGCCGGACGGGCACCACGCGCTGCAGGCGCTGCGCTCCACCCAGTTCAGCCTGGTGATGACGGACCTGTACATGCCGGTGATGGATGGCTTCGCGCTCATCGAGCGCATCCGCGCCGAGGAGCCGCTCAAGTCCATTCCCGTGGTGGCCATCTCCGCGGGAGGCCCGGAGGCCCGCGAGCGCGCCATGCAGCTGGGCGTGGACATCTACCTGCGCAAGCCGGTGCGTTTCCAGGAAGTGCTGGAGACGGTGAAGCAGCTGCTGCACATTCCGTGA
- a CDS encoding serine/threonine protein kinase — MPKSSIHRDTVCGEALFILQSLRENGRLGRSNKLADVKAALEPSVSLEFDSYYLFLRKYLYIALDHREAQLRLTDLGERVVDGELQDKFGMEVGEFFAEQLGTDPAIAHLRDSDGAHSSMPPPPPEGYLEEPEVTRTAEPPIPSLPRSRTSGTFGFEVPVAAPVPVPPPVASVRNEAVPLPPAAPVPAVAPMASQAPVAAAPVAKAPELLDQRYQKLESLGTGPLGTAYKGRFNALGLDICVKELKDIFGYFSFLQRGDVLKRLKKELCAQAQVRHPGIVQVLDQNTETARPYYVLELLHGSLKGKLEEGEGKGVPVALALRCFLQCAYALRAAHAAGLTHHNLKPENVLFDVYGNAKLGDFGLVRVVEQDASKGLPQVFVGASGMVYLAPELIQPQRAKEAGPAADVYGLGILLYEMLTGQIPGRRSPLPSEVNPEAPAGLDAIFDKMTQDRVDQRYPDLDAMLEDFYKSFPEAQFLAKGDLILSSEPR, encoded by the coding sequence ATGCCCAAGTCCTCCATCCACCGCGATACCGTCTGCGGCGAGGCGCTGTTCATCCTCCAGAGCCTGAGGGAGAACGGCCGTCTGGGACGCTCCAACAAGCTGGCCGACGTGAAGGCCGCCCTCGAGCCGTCCGTCTCGCTGGAGTTCGACAGCTACTACCTCTTCCTGCGCAAGTACCTCTACATCGCCCTGGATCACCGCGAGGCGCAGCTGCGCCTGACGGATCTGGGAGAGCGCGTGGTGGATGGCGAGCTGCAGGACAAGTTCGGCATGGAGGTGGGGGAGTTCTTCGCCGAGCAGCTCGGCACGGACCCGGCCATTGCCCACCTGCGTGACTCCGACGGGGCCCATTCCTCCATGCCGCCGCCTCCGCCGGAGGGCTACCTCGAGGAGCCGGAGGTGACGCGGACCGCGGAGCCGCCGATTCCCTCGCTGCCGAGGTCCCGCACGTCCGGGACGTTCGGCTTCGAGGTGCCGGTGGCCGCTCCCGTGCCGGTGCCGCCCCCGGTGGCCAGCGTCCGCAACGAGGCCGTCCCCCTGCCGCCCGCCGCGCCCGTGCCCGCCGTTGCTCCCATGGCGTCTCAAGCTCCCGTCGCCGCCGCTCCCGTGGCCAAGGCCCCGGAGCTGTTGGATCAGCGCTACCAGAAGCTCGAGTCGCTCGGTACCGGGCCGCTCGGCACCGCGTACAAGGGCCGCTTCAACGCGCTCGGGCTGGACATCTGCGTCAAGGAGCTGAAGGACATCTTCGGCTACTTCTCCTTCCTGCAGCGCGGCGACGTGCTCAAGCGGCTGAAGAAGGAGCTGTGCGCGCAGGCCCAGGTGCGCCACCCCGGCATCGTCCAGGTGCTGGACCAGAACACGGAGACGGCCCGGCCCTACTACGTGCTCGAGCTGCTGCACGGCAGTCTCAAGGGCAAGCTGGAGGAAGGGGAGGGCAAGGGCGTGCCGGTGGCGCTCGCCCTGCGCTGCTTCCTGCAGTGCGCCTATGCGCTGCGCGCCGCGCACGCCGCGGGCCTCACCCACCACAACCTCAAGCCGGAGAACGTGCTCTTCGACGTCTACGGCAACGCGAAGCTGGGCGACTTCGGCCTGGTGCGCGTGGTGGAGCAGGACGCCTCCAAGGGGCTGCCCCAGGTCTTCGTGGGCGCCAGTGGCATGGTGTACCTGGCCCCCGAGCTCATCCAGCCGCAGCGCGCGAAGGAGGCCGGTCCCGCCGCCGACGTCTACGGGCTGGGCATCCTCCTCTACGAGATGCTCACCGGGCAGATTCCGGGCCGCCGCTCGCCGCTGCCCTCCGAGGTCAACCCCGAGGCCCCCGCTGGCCTGGATGCCATCTTCGACAAGATGACCCAGGACCGCGTGGACCAGCGCTACCCGGACCTCGACGCCATGCTGGAGGACTTCTACAAGTCCTTCCCCGAGGCGCAGTTCCTCGCCAAGGGCGATCTCATCCTGTCCTCGGAGCCGCGCTGA
- the serB gene encoding phosphoserine phosphatase SerB, with product MSDSPNPQDSVLITVTGKDHPGITARLTGILAEAGAALLDIEQVVVQGQLTLCLLVRPPETRDVLKELLFVARELGVSLDFQPVAAPKAPTAAVPGRYVVTVVGRSLGARELHAVTERLARHAANIERVHRLSEAELGSVEIHIALPPEREPEALKRSLLELSMSTNAFDVALQRESLYRRSKRLVVMDMDSTLIRIEVIDELARAHGVGEQVARITERAMHGEMDYDESLRQRVSLLKGLDAKVLHDIAAHLPLTEGAETLIRVLKRLGYRTAILSGGFSVAAEALKARLGIDQAHSNMLEEVDGKLTGRTLGPIVNARRKAELLESIAQAEGILLDQVIAVGDGANDLLMLERAGLGIAFRAKPKLRQAADTSISAGGLDTILYLLGLSGRELQEVLG from the coding sequence ATGAGCGACAGCCCGAACCCCCAGGACTCCGTGCTCATCACCGTCACCGGGAAGGACCATCCCGGCATCACCGCCCGCCTGACCGGCATCCTCGCCGAGGCGGGCGCGGCGCTACTCGACATCGAGCAGGTGGTGGTGCAGGGGCAGCTCACCCTGTGTCTGCTGGTGCGTCCGCCCGAGACGCGTGACGTGCTCAAGGAGCTGCTCTTCGTGGCTCGCGAGCTGGGCGTGTCGCTGGACTTCCAGCCGGTGGCCGCCCCGAAGGCTCCCACCGCCGCGGTGCCTGGCCGCTATGTCGTCACCGTGGTGGGCCGCTCCCTGGGCGCGCGTGAGCTGCACGCGGTGACCGAGCGGCTCGCCCGGCACGCGGCCAACATCGAGCGCGTCCACCGCCTGTCCGAGGCGGAGCTCGGCTCCGTGGAAATCCACATCGCCCTGCCGCCGGAGCGGGAGCCCGAGGCGCTCAAGCGCTCGTTGCTGGAGCTGTCCATGTCCACCAACGCCTTCGACGTGGCGTTGCAGCGCGAGAGCCTCTACCGGCGCAGCAAGCGGCTGGTGGTGATGGACATGGACTCCACGCTCATCCGCATCGAGGTCATCGACGAGCTGGCGCGGGCCCACGGCGTGGGCGAGCAGGTGGCGCGTATCACCGAGCGCGCCATGCACGGGGAGATGGACTACGACGAGTCCCTGCGCCAGCGCGTGTCGCTGCTGAAGGGGTTGGACGCGAAGGTGCTGCACGACATCGCCGCCCACCTCCCGCTCACCGAGGGCGCGGAGACGCTCATCCGCGTGCTCAAGCGCCTGGGCTACCGCACCGCCATCCTCAGCGGAGGCTTCTCCGTGGCGGCCGAGGCACTCAAGGCCCGGCTGGGCATCGACCAGGCCCACTCCAACATGCTGGAGGAAGTGGACGGCAAGCTCACCGGCCGCACGCTGGGGCCCATCGTCAACGCGCGCCGCAAGGCCGAGCTGCTGGAGAGCATCGCCCAGGCGGAGGGCATCCTGCTCGACCAGGTCATCGCCGTGGGCGATGGCGCCAATGATCTGTTGATGCTCGAGCGCGCGGGCCTGGGCATCGCCTTCCGCGCCAAGCCCAAGCTGCGTCAGGCGGCCGATACCTCCATCTCCGCCGGCGGCCTGGACACCATCCTCTACCTCCTGGGCCTCTCCGGCCGCGAGCTCCAGGAAGTGTTGGGATAG